Proteins from a single region of Pseudarthrobacter sp. NIBRBAC000502772:
- a CDS encoding beta-ketoacyl-ACP synthase III, with protein sequence MSVPTLKQVPVNEYSRIMGLGAFRPDVIVTNDDVCQWIDSSDEWIRQRTGIVTRHRAPADVSVIDMAEGAAREALQQAGIEASQLGAVIVSTVTHPYATPSAAAALADRIGATPAPAFDISAACAGYCYGIAQGDALVRSGTATYVLVVGAEKLSDVIDNRERTISFLLGDGAGAVVIGPSDTPGIGPSVWGSDGSKWDAIGMTRSILDVRDLSMAARQSDEPGDFALLEEAQELYPTLRQDGQTVFRWAVWEMAKMAQQALDAAGVKAEDLVAFIPHQANMRIIDEMVKKLNLPESVTVARDIADAGNTSAASIPLATHRLLKENPALSGGLALQIGFGAGLVFGAQVIVLP encoded by the coding sequence ATGAGCGTTCCCACGCTGAAACAGGTTCCCGTAAACGAATACAGCCGCATCATGGGCCTCGGCGCATTCCGGCCTGACGTCATCGTCACCAACGACGACGTCTGCCAGTGGATTGATTCCTCGGACGAATGGATCCGCCAGCGGACCGGCATCGTGACCCGGCACCGCGCCCCTGCCGACGTCAGCGTCATCGATATGGCCGAGGGCGCTGCCCGGGAGGCCCTGCAGCAGGCAGGCATCGAAGCCTCCCAGCTTGGTGCCGTCATCGTTTCCACCGTCACCCACCCGTACGCCACGCCGTCGGCTGCCGCCGCCCTGGCTGACCGCATCGGTGCGACGCCGGCTCCGGCCTTCGATATCTCGGCCGCCTGTGCCGGGTACTGCTACGGCATCGCCCAGGGCGATGCCTTGGTCCGCTCCGGCACGGCCACCTACGTTCTGGTGGTCGGTGCGGAGAAGCTCTCCGACGTCATCGACAACCGGGAACGCACCATTTCCTTCCTGCTGGGCGACGGAGCGGGCGCTGTTGTCATCGGCCCCTCGGACACCCCCGGCATCGGACCCTCGGTGTGGGGTTCGGACGGCAGTAAGTGGGACGCCATCGGCATGACGCGTTCCATCCTGGATGTCCGCGACCTCAGCATGGCCGCCCGCCAGTCCGACGAGCCCGGCGACTTTGCCCTGCTCGAAGAAGCGCAGGAGCTCTACCCCACACTCCGCCAGGACGGGCAGACCGTCTTCCGCTGGGCGGTCTGGGAAATGGCCAAAATGGCACAGCAGGCTTTGGATGCCGCGGGCGTCAAGGCTGAAGACCTCGTTGCGTTCATCCCGCACCAGGCCAACATGCGGATCATCGACGAGATGGTCAAGAAACTGAATCTTCCTGAATCCGTCACCGTGGCCCGGGACATCGCTGATGCCGGAAACACCTCGGCGGCCTCCATCCCACTTGCTA
- a CDS encoding CdaR family transcriptional regulator: MPEPTTPPVKRKPSSRSMTPEKSETLKKLRASVGQLSTTTLRQLEKSLPWYSRLSSDERSALGMVAQNGIAAFVTWYERPSSPSWILTDVFGTAPTELTRSISLQKALQLIRIVVEVVEDQVPVIAPEADQPSLREAVLRYSREVAFAAADVYARAAESRGSWDTRLEALIVDAILRGENTDALRSRIAALGWKAQERFTVMVGNSPSEPSASYVSELRRLAGRYAEDALVGIQGDRLILILGGVQDRETAYLKLSEMFAPGPVVYGPEAGSLLEASGSAQSAFAGLTAARAWPAAPRPVAADDLLPERVISGDEAARRSLVKNIYRPLVAASNGLVETLGTYLELGHSLEATARELFVHANTVRYRLKRVCDVTGWDPLLPREAFVLQAALVVGRLSAPPKAPAERHPARNQP, translated from the coding sequence ATGCCAGAGCCAACCACCCCGCCCGTGAAGCGCAAGCCGTCCTCGCGCAGCATGACACCGGAGAAATCCGAAACCCTGAAAAAGCTCCGGGCAAGCGTGGGCCAGCTCTCCACCACCACCCTTCGCCAGCTGGAAAAGTCCTTGCCGTGGTATTCGCGCCTCAGCTCCGACGAGCGCTCGGCCCTGGGCATGGTGGCGCAAAACGGCATCGCAGCGTTTGTCACCTGGTATGAGCGGCCCAGCTCACCGTCGTGGATCCTCACCGACGTTTTTGGGACGGCCCCCACCGAGCTGACGCGCTCCATCAGCCTCCAGAAGGCGCTCCAGCTCATCCGCATAGTGGTGGAAGTGGTGGAAGACCAGGTGCCGGTCATCGCCCCGGAAGCTGACCAGCCCTCCCTCCGCGAGGCGGTGCTGCGGTACTCACGGGAAGTGGCCTTCGCGGCGGCAGACGTGTATGCGCGGGCGGCCGAGTCCCGCGGTTCCTGGGACACACGGCTGGAAGCGCTGATCGTGGACGCCATCCTCCGTGGCGAAAACACGGACGCGCTGCGGTCCCGGATCGCCGCGCTGGGTTGGAAGGCACAGGAGAGGTTCACTGTGATGGTGGGCAATTCGCCGTCTGAACCCAGTGCCAGCTACGTCAGCGAACTGCGCCGCCTGGCAGGCCGCTACGCCGAGGATGCGTTGGTGGGCATCCAGGGCGACCGGCTGATCCTGATCCTTGGCGGCGTCCAGGACCGCGAGACCGCATACCTGAAACTCAGCGAAATGTTCGCCCCCGGCCCGGTGGTCTACGGTCCGGAAGCCGGCTCCCTGCTGGAGGCCAGCGGCTCGGCGCAGTCTGCCTTTGCCGGCCTGACCGCGGCAAGGGCGTGGCCCGCCGCTCCCCGGCCCGTGGCCGCCGATGACCTGTTGCCGGAACGCGTCATCTCCGGTGACGAAGCGGCGCGCCGCTCCCTGGTGAAAAACATCTACCGTCCGCTTGTCGCCGCTTCCAACGGGCTGGTGGAGACCTTGGGCACCTACCTGGAGTTGGGCCATTCCCTTGAGGCGACTGCCCGCGAATTGTTTGTCCACGCCAACACCGTCAGGTACCGGCTCAAGCGCGTCTGCGACGTCACGGGCTGGGATCCGCTGCTCCCCCGGGAGGCGTTTGTGCTGCAGGCGGCGTTGGTGGTCGGGCGGCTGTCGGCGCCGCCAAAAGCGCCGGCGGAGCGTCATCCGGCGCGGAATCAGCCGTGA
- the aceE gene encoding pyruvate dehydrogenase (acetyl-transferring), homodimeric type produces the protein MHARKERLDVAAGEDTSHILSGLTNQLPDRDPEETAEWAESLDALIREQGTERAQYIMRSLLQRAGAQSVGVPMVTTTDYVNTIPVDQEAPFPGNEEFERRYRAYMRWNAAIMVHRAQRPNIGVGGHISTYAGAATLYEVGFNHFFRGKDHSGGGDQVFFQGHASPGMYARAFMEGRLAEEDLDGFRQEKSKEGHALSSYPHPRLMPEFWEFPTVSMGIGPMNAIYQAQSNRYLHNRGLKDTSDQQVWAFLGDGEMDEPESRGLLQLAANENLDNLNFVINCNLQRLDGPVRGNGKIMQELEAFFRGAGWNVIKVVWGREWDDLLTKDSDGSLVKIMNETPDGDYQTYKAESGGFVREHFFGKTPQTKDMVADLSDDEIWNLKRGGHDYRKVYAAYKAATEFKGKPTVILAKTVKGYGLGPHFEGRNATHQMKKLTLDDLKKFRDHLRIPVTDEQLEKDPYQPPYFHPGTDAPEIQYMMERRAQLGGSVPERRSKHQEIALPEAKTYEVAKRGSGKQQAATTMAFVRLLKDLMRDKNFGKHIAPIIPDEARTFGMDAFFPTAKIYNPKGQNYLSVDRDLVLAYKESAQGQLIHPGINEAGAVAAFTAAGTSYATHGVPLIPVYVFYSMFGFQRTGDAFWAAGDQMARGFIIGATAGRTTLTGEGLQHADGHSPLLAATNPAVVTYDPAYGYEMGHIIRDGIERMYGPDSADRNLMYYITVYNEPITQPTEPEELDVEGVLKGIYLLAPAKIDGPRTQILASGVSVPWAIEAQRLLAEDWGVSADVWSVTSWNELRRDGMAAEEEAFLNPGKPARVPFVTQQLAGATGPVVAVSDYMKAVPDQIRQFVPNEFATLGADGFGFSDTRAAARRFFKNDIHSIVVRSLQLLARRGEVDAQAPAQAIEKYKLHNVNAGSTGNAGGES, from the coding sequence ATGCATGCGCGCAAAGAGAGGTTGGACGTGGCTGCAGGAGAAGATACCTCCCATATCCTCAGCGGGTTGACAAACCAGCTGCCTGATCGTGATCCGGAAGAGACCGCCGAATGGGCTGAGTCCCTGGATGCACTGATCAGGGAACAGGGCACGGAGCGTGCCCAATACATCATGCGGAGCCTGCTGCAGCGCGCCGGCGCGCAGAGTGTCGGCGTGCCGATGGTGACCACCACGGACTATGTGAACACCATCCCGGTGGACCAGGAAGCTCCGTTCCCCGGCAACGAAGAGTTCGAGCGCCGGTACCGGGCGTACATGCGCTGGAACGCCGCCATCATGGTGCACCGGGCGCAGCGGCCGAACATCGGGGTGGGTGGGCACATCTCCACCTACGCCGGGGCCGCAACCCTGTATGAGGTGGGCTTCAACCACTTCTTCCGCGGCAAGGACCACTCCGGCGGCGGTGACCAGGTCTTCTTCCAGGGCCACGCCTCCCCCGGCATGTACGCCCGCGCGTTTATGGAAGGCCGGCTCGCCGAGGAGGATCTGGACGGATTCCGGCAGGAAAAGTCCAAGGAAGGCCACGCGCTCTCCTCCTACCCGCACCCGCGCCTGATGCCGGAGTTCTGGGAGTTCCCCACCGTCTCGATGGGCATCGGCCCGATGAACGCGATCTACCAGGCCCAGTCCAACCGGTACCTGCACAACCGCGGCCTCAAGGACACCTCGGACCAGCAGGTCTGGGCGTTCCTGGGCGACGGCGAAATGGACGAGCCCGAGTCCCGCGGCCTGCTCCAGCTCGCCGCGAACGAGAACCTCGACAACCTCAACTTCGTGATCAACTGCAACCTCCAGCGCCTGGACGGTCCCGTCCGCGGCAACGGCAAGATCATGCAGGAACTCGAAGCGTTCTTCCGCGGCGCGGGCTGGAACGTCATCAAGGTCGTCTGGGGCCGGGAGTGGGATGACCTGCTCACCAAGGACTCCGACGGCTCGCTCGTGAAGATCATGAACGAGACCCCGGACGGTGACTACCAGACCTACAAGGCGGAATCCGGCGGGTTCGTCCGCGAGCACTTCTTCGGCAAGACCCCGCAGACCAAGGACATGGTCGCGGACCTTTCCGATGACGAGATCTGGAACCTCAAGCGCGGCGGCCACGACTACCGCAAGGTCTACGCCGCCTATAAGGCTGCCACCGAATTCAAGGGCAAGCCCACCGTGATCCTGGCCAAAACGGTCAAGGGCTACGGGCTCGGACCACACTTCGAGGGCCGCAACGCGACCCACCAGATGAAAAAGCTCACCCTTGATGACCTGAAGAAGTTCCGCGACCACCTCCGGATCCCGGTCACCGACGAGCAGCTGGAGAAGGACCCGTACCAGCCCCCGTACTTCCACCCGGGCACCGATGCGCCGGAGATCCAGTACATGATGGAACGCCGTGCCCAGCTGGGCGGTTCTGTTCCGGAGCGCCGCTCCAAGCACCAGGAGATCGCCCTCCCGGAGGCAAAAACGTACGAGGTTGCCAAGCGCGGTTCCGGGAAGCAGCAGGCCGCCACCACCATGGCGTTTGTCCGGCTCCTCAAGGACCTCATGCGGGACAAGAACTTCGGCAAGCACATAGCGCCGATCATCCCCGACGAGGCCCGCACGTTCGGCATGGATGCGTTCTTCCCCACGGCGAAGATCTACAACCCCAAGGGCCAGAACTACCTGTCCGTAGACCGGGACCTGGTCCTGGCGTACAAGGAATCGGCCCAGGGCCAGCTGATCCACCCCGGCATCAACGAAGCAGGGGCGGTCGCGGCGTTCACCGCCGCGGGAACTTCCTACGCCACGCACGGCGTACCGCTGATTCCGGTGTATGTGTTCTACTCCATGTTCGGTTTTCAGCGCACCGGCGACGCCTTCTGGGCCGCCGGGGACCAGATGGCCCGCGGGTTCATCATCGGCGCCACCGCCGGGCGGACCACCCTGACCGGCGAAGGCCTCCAGCACGCCGACGGCCACTCCCCGCTGCTGGCCGCCACGAACCCGGCAGTGGTCACCTATGACCCCGCGTACGGGTACGAGATGGGCCACATCATCCGGGACGGCATCGAGCGTATGTACGGGCCCGATTCGGCTGACCGGAACCTGATGTACTACATCACGGTCTACAACGAGCCCATCACGCAGCCCACAGAACCCGAAGAGCTCGACGTGGAAGGTGTCCTCAAGGGCATCTACCTCCTGGCTCCGGCGAAGATCGACGGTCCCCGGACCCAGATCCTGGCCTCCGGCGTCTCGGTTCCCTGGGCCATCGAAGCCCAGCGGCTGCTCGCCGAGGACTGGGGCGTCTCCGCCGACGTCTGGTCCGTCACGTCCTGGAACGAACTGCGCCGCGACGGCATGGCCGCCGAGGAAGAGGCGTTCCTGAACCCGGGCAAGCCCGCCCGTGTTCCGTTTGTGACCCAGCAGCTTGCCGGTGCCACAGGACCCGTGGTTGCGGTCTCGGACTACATGAAGGCCGTCCCGGACCAGATCCGCCAGTTTGTGCCGAACGAGTTCGCCACGCTGGGTGCGGATGGCTTCGGTTTCTCCGACACCCGTGCAGCTGCCCGCCGCTTCTTCAAGAACGACATCCACTCCATCGTGGTCCGTTCCCTGCAACTGCTGGCGCGCCGCGGCGAAGTTGATGCCCAGGCCCCGGCCCAGGCAATCGAGAAGTACAAGCTGCACAACGTCAACGCCGGTTCCACCGGCAACGCGGGCGGCGAGTCCTGA
- a CDS encoding ACP S-malonyltransferase — translation MLAIVCPGQGSQTPGFLAPWLELPSVAGHLASLSEIAGIDLTAHGTTSDEDTIKDTAVAQPLIVAAGLVAAKSLFDVELGTLPVILAGHSVGEITASALAGVLTEQEAMTFVRERANSMAAAAAVTPTGMSAVVGGDPAEVLSAIEATGATPANVNGAGQTVAAGTFEQLKALADNPPAKARVIPLKVAGAFHTSHMSPAVSALESLKPGLKPQNPQVPLLSNFDGREVTDGGAAVESLIAQVSRPVRWDLCMETLVQRGVTGVIELAPAGTLAGLAKRGMPGVKTVAVKTPDDLTAALALFAELEGNA, via the coding sequence GTGCTTGCAATAGTCTGCCCTGGACAGGGCTCACAGACCCCGGGTTTTCTGGCCCCTTGGCTGGAACTGCCTTCGGTAGCAGGCCATCTGGCCTCCCTCAGTGAGATCGCAGGCATCGACCTGACAGCCCACGGGACCACCTCTGACGAGGACACCATCAAGGACACCGCCGTTGCGCAGCCCCTGATTGTTGCCGCCGGGCTGGTGGCCGCAAAGTCGCTGTTCGACGTCGAACTCGGCACGCTTCCCGTGATCCTTGCCGGCCACTCCGTCGGTGAAATCACCGCCTCGGCCCTCGCCGGCGTGCTCACCGAGCAGGAAGCCATGACGTTCGTCCGTGAACGCGCCAACAGCATGGCCGCCGCCGCTGCCGTAACCCCGACCGGCATGAGTGCCGTGGTGGGCGGGGACCCCGCAGAGGTCCTGTCCGCCATCGAGGCTACCGGCGCGACACCGGCCAATGTCAACGGCGCGGGCCAGACGGTGGCAGCCGGAACCTTCGAGCAGCTCAAGGCCCTGGCGGACAACCCGCCGGCGAAGGCGCGGGTCATCCCGCTGAAAGTGGCCGGGGCGTTCCACACCTCGCACATGTCCCCCGCCGTGAGCGCCCTCGAGTCGCTCAAGCCGGGCCTCAAGCCGCAGAACCCGCAGGTGCCCCTGCTGTCCAACTTTGACGGCCGGGAAGTGACCGACGGCGGCGCCGCCGTCGAGAGCCTCATCGCGCAGGTCTCCCGGCCGGTCCGCTGGGACCTCTGCATGGAAACCCTTGTGCAGCGCGGCGTCACCGGTGTCATTGAGCTGGCCCCGGCCGGCACCCTGGCCGGGCTCGCCAAGCGCGGCATGCCCGGCGTCAAGACCGTTGCAGTCAAAACCCCGGACGACCTCACGGCCGCACTGGCACTCTTCGCAGAACTGGAGGGAAACGCATGA